GCCGACGCCCCTCCCTCTCCCCCGGTACCGGGCCTACTCCGCGGCGGGAACCACCGGCGCGGCGATGGACGCCACCTCGGGCGCCGCGATCCGTACGTAGTCCTCCGTGGCCATGACCACCGAACGGTCGAGCCGCCCCGCGTTGAAGGCGATCTCCTCGTGGGCCGCCAGGAACTCCGCGTCCACCACGACCGGCAGGGTGCCGGTCAGCGACAGCGGCGGGATGGCGCCGACCACGCAGCCGGTGAGCTCCTCGGCCAGCTCCGCCGGGGCGAAGCCGCCCTTCTTGCCCTCGACCGCGGCGACGACCTTCTTCAGGTCGGCGCGCCGGTCGCCCGCCAGCACCGCGAGCACCGCGGGCGCGTCGATCCCCTTCACCCGGCACACCAGCGCCTTCGCGCCCTGCGAGACCGTGGTGCCGCGCACCGCGGCCACCTCCTCGGAGCGCCCTTCGGCCGGGTGCTCGACCACGCGGTACCGGGCCCCCTCGCGTTCGAGCAGCTCGACGAGCCGCTCGAACGGGCTGGGGGAACCGGCCGCACCGGCGGGGTCGGCGGGGCTGGCAGGACGGACGGGGCTATGCATGGGCGGTCTCCCAGGGCCTCTCGGACGTGCGGTCGCGGAGCGGGGACGCGTAGCGCCGCTCCAGCCGGCTGACGAAGGTGTCCACGAAGGACGGCGGCGCGTGGGTCCAGGACCGCCAGTCCCGTGTCGCCTCCGCAAGGTACGACATGCGCCGCACGTGCTTCCAAGTCCCTTCACCCGTAGGAGCGTTGCCCTCCGCGCCGAGATCGACGGGCAGATGGGCGCCGAGCGCCTCCAGGTAGTCGGTGTAGACCCCGCTGCCGAAGTTGACCCGGGCGACCCCGTGCGCCGCCAGGGAGGCGAGGTCCACGCGTGAGATCGAGCTGCCGCCGTGCACGGCGAGGGCCCGTCCGGTGCCCTCCAGGGTGCCGGTGAGGGCCTGGACGAGCCCGTGGTCGATCGCCGCGTACCGGTGCTCGCGCGCGGGCTCGACGGCGAAGACCTCGTCCCACAGTTCGGCCTTGCGCCGGGTCTTGGCCAGCCGCCGCTCCAGCCACTCCTGTTCCAGGAGGTCGACCAACGGGCGCTGGAACACCGGGACCCGGGCCCGGGCCTCGCGGAACACGACGTCGAGCCGGGGGCGGGCGTCCGGCCCCTCCCCCTCCGTCGTGGCCCGCCGGGCCAGCGCCGCGACCAGCCGGTGCTCGGCCGAGTAGCCGGGCAGCCCGGCCTCGGTGAGCCCCTTCTCGACGCGCGCGCAGGCCTCGGCGAAGGCGTGCAGGTCGTCGCCGGTGGCGCGGGCGTCCATCAGGCCGACCTCGGCCAGCGACCGGCGGGTGGTGGCGAAGCCGTAGTCGAAGCTGTGGAACTGACCCACGTGCGCCCCGACCAGGTCGAGGTCGGTGTCCCCGACGAACCTGGCGAAGTCGCTCGTGGTCGTCTTGTTCCACTTCCGCAGCCCGGCCCCGTCGATGGAGCCGATCTCGCCCTCGACGAGGACGCCGTAGCGGCGGGCCAGTTCGGTGGCCGCGTTGGTGAACAGCACGTTCTGGTGGAGCGTGCGGCCGGAGCCGTCGACCATCACCGAGTCGAAACCGGCCTCGCAGGCGGCCTGGATCACCTCGTAGTCGTCCGCGTGGTCGAGATGGAGCGACAGACGTGAGCCGACGACGGTGTTGAGCCGGTCGACGTCCTGCCGGAGTCCGCGGAACACGTCGGCGACTGCGGCGGCCGGACCCCGGCCCGCGCTGTCCGCGACGAAGAGGAGGGCCTCCTGCGGGGAGATCTCGCAGTACACCTCCCGTCCCGTGCGTGCCGAGAGCAGGGCGTACGGCAGCAGCATGGACGGGTGCTTCACGTTGAAGTTCGGCACGGCCCCGGCCCACCGGGCGGGCGGCGCCGACTGCGCCGCGCCCGCCGGCCGGCCGGGCCGCCGGTTGCGCAGCTCCCAGTGGTACTCGTGCCGTACCCGCTGCACCTCGGCGAGGAAGTCGGGCAGGTCCGTGTCGCCGGGCGACAGGGTGCGCACGAGCGGGCCCAGGGCACGGGGGTCCAGGGCGCGCCGGTCCTCGACCATGAAGACGACGCCGAGCAGCGGGTCGTCGCGGCGCAGCGCCTCGGTGCGGCGGGCCGCCCAGCCCATCGCGGCCAGGCCGCTGACCGGGAGTTCCTCGCAGACGAAGGCCACCGACTGGGCGGCGAGGGTGTCGAGCACCCGCTCGCAGGAGAGCCGCTCGTCGGCGATGACGGTCCGCAGGCCGAGCCGTTCGAGGAGTGGCCGGGCCCACCGGGTGTGCCAGACCTCCGCGCCGATCACGGCGTGCGGGGCGTCGCCGCGGCGCGGCTGCACGGCGGCGCCGAGGACTCCGGGCGGCAGAGCGCGCGCCGCCGGTGCCGGCTCGGCCTCGGTGGCGGTGCTCACCGGAACACCTCCCCCAGCAGACGGGCCGCGGCGGGCGAGTCGACGTGGGCGTCGAAGGAGTAGGCGAGCCGGTCCAGGGCGTGGTGCTGGAGCAGGTCGGCGACCTCGGCGCGGACCGCGGTGGGTTCGGCCCGGCGCAGCACCACCTTCGCCACCAGCCGGGCCACCTCGCGCATCTCCGCCTCGCGCAGCCCGCGCCGGGTCATCGCCTGGACGCCGAGCCGGAGGCCGTGCAGGCCGTTGGCGCCCGGCACCTCGATGTTGGTGGTGCGGATGCCGGCGTGCGCCAGGTCGCCCAGGGAGAGGCGCAGCGCGTCGGCGGCCGAGCCGGTGATGACGTGCACCTGATGGGTCTCGGTGAAGCCGAAGGACTCCCCGGAGACGCGGACGCCCTCCTCGTGCAGGGCGTGCGCGAGGGCCTGGGCGTTGGCGACGATCTGGCGGGCGTAGTCGTGGCCGTGGAGGGCGATCTCGGCGAGGGCCACGTACATGGGGGCGATGAGTTCGGCGTGCGAGTTGGACTGCATCTGCGGGCAGACCCAGTCCGAGACCGCCTTGAGCTTGGGGTGGTCGGCGTCGCGGAAGGCGATGTACGCCTTCTGCGGTCCGGCGATCGTCTTGTGCGTGTTGCCGTGCACGGCGTCCGCGCCGAGCAGGGTGGGCTGCGGCAGCGCGCCGCCGGCGATCAGGGCGCCGTCGTGGCTGGCGTCGTAGGCGAGGAAGACGCCCTCCGGCAGCGCGGCCCTGATCTGGGCCAGCGGCTGCCAGCGCAGCTTGAACGACTGGTCGAGGATGACGAGTTTGATCTCCGGGTGCTCGGCGCAGAGGGTGGCGAGCCGGTCCACGTCGATGAGCAGGGTCCGCTCGACCATCGGCAGGTGGTACGTGTTGACGCCGGCCGCGGCGGCCAGCGACTCCAGGGCGAAGTGGCCGCCGTCCTTGTGCGCGAAGTGCACGAAGCCGTCGCCGCGCCCGCAGGTGCCCAGCAGGACTGCCTGCTCGGCGACCGAGCCGCCGTTGGGCCGCCAGTCGAAGGTGGCGGCCTCGAAGAGCTGCCGTCCGATGCCGGTCAGCTTCCCGACCAGGGAGGCGTTGGCGCCGGAGTCCGGGAAGGCCCATTCGCCGGCCTCGGAGGGGTACGGCGGGGCGAACTCGTAGAAGCCGCCCTGCAGTCCGCTGCCGAGCATCCGGACCAGCTTGCTCGGGTAGTTCTCGCTGGCGGTGAGGCTCAGGTGCTGCTCGCGGTAGGTGTTGTCGAGGACGAAGTCCGAGGCGAGCCGTTCCAGCAGGTGCGCCACCCGGTCGTCGTCGGTCCCCGTCGGCCCGGTCCCGCCGCCGTACTCCTCCGAGGCGTCCTCGATGATCGCCTCGGCCTCCACGGCCGCCGCCCGGCCGTCCTCGTCGGCGAGGCCGATCCCCCGGTCTTGTTCTGCCACACGCATGGAACAACCCCCGTCGCATGTCGAACGAACCAAAAAGAAAAAGACGCCGGAAAGGGGCGGAGATCGATGCCGCCGCACGACGCTGTGCGGGGCCATGGGCCGGAACGAACCGGCTCTCCGCCGCTCAGAACATTTCCGCGAGTCCCCCGGAACCTCGGCCCGTATCCCGAGGCATCCACGTGCCAATGCCGCCGAATATATACGAGAGAGATCACCGCCGTCCGCCAGGATCCGGCCATTCCGCCACGGTGCCCACCTGCGACGATCCCCGCCCTGCCGTCGGCCCCAGAACCGTTCGTTCCGCCCCGCACGGGCAGCCTGCGAAACCCCCCGAAACGGCACGTCCGCCCTGACTTGAATGCGACCTGCGGAACGCCGATTTCCGGCCGCCCCGAACACGGAACACCCTCCGCCGTTTCAGATCCTGATATCAGACATCGGGAAATCGACTCCGCATGCCGATAAAACGTGGCGAATGAACAAATTCCGCGCGTCGACCATGGGAGACCGCAGCGCACTCCGGAATGTCATGGAAATGCAAAAGGGCCAGGTCAGCTGGTATCTGACCTGGCCCTTCTCGGAGCCGCCTTCGGGATTCGAACCCGAGACCTACGCATTACGAGGGCCCGCAAGATCATCCCGACTGGTGCCGGACGGTGCCGCCGAATCCCGTTTTCCCAGATCAGAGGCGTCCGACCGTGATCACCATGACGCCGGGTCCACCCTAGTGCCGCCCAGTCCGCTCACGCAGCGCTCACGCAGGAGCTCCTGGACTGGGCGCCCGAGATTAGAGACGGGGCTTGCACCAGCGAGAAGGGCACGGCCTCGGCCCGCATGCCACAAGGAACGCCATCCGTCCGTCACTCTCGCTACCCCCTGGGACGCGGGAGCATGCTGGCGTCACCCGCCCCACTATCGTCGGCGACATGTCCACGCATCTGATGATCATCGGTGACCGCGACGCACTGGGCTGGGTAGTGACTGAGCAGCGGATGGCCTTCCCCGTCGGCCGCTCCCAGCAGGCGCAAGCGGTTGGCGAGGGGGACGAGGTCCTGCTCTACACAACCCGGGGCTGCTTCCGGAATCCCAACCGGGATCGCGGGCGCCTCATGGGCAGGGCAACGGTCTCCAGCCCAGTCCAGCCACTCCCGCAGCCCCTTCACCTCTCCAAGAGGACATTCTCTGCAGGATGCAGTCTCGAAATTCACAGCCTGGCCGAGTGGCGCGGCGGACTAATGCTCAGCGACCTGGTTCCACAGCTGCAGATCTTCCCAGACCCAACTGTATGGAGCGTCCGCATGCGGAGGGCCACACTGACACTTCCTCCCGCTGACGCCCTCCTTCTACGTACCGCAGTTGCGCCGTTGCTCCACCCTTACCGTGACATGGTCGACGCCTACCGCCACGTCTAAAGCAGGTCAGCAGCCGAAACGGACGAGCGCCTCCTGGCCCCGCACGTTGCCTCAGCAGCTGGCTGAGACAACGTGCATTGGAACCGATCACGGGGCCGAACCCTAAACTTCTGCGGGGCACGCTGCGAGCGTCAAGGCCGATCATCGATTGCAGCAGAGAACGGAAGGCCGCGCATTACTGCCTCCATGTAACCCCAATCAGGCTCGCCATTGCCGTTAGCAGGGAGACGAATGACGGTTTGCTTCATTCGAGCCAGGGTCCACTTGTAGCCATAGGTGAATCGAGTCCGCCCGTGCTTAATGATGGCAGCAACAAACAGCTGCGCCCACCGCGAAACGGGCCCATTCGGCAAGAGAACATTAACGTCGTCACTGGCAAAGAAGGGCTCATCTTGATAAAAGGCGTGACCGACACTGTTGCCGTTATAGACCACAGTGAGAACTCCTGCAGGGAAGAGCGCAGGCACGTCATTCATGTCGGTAATGCCGTTGTTCTTTTCAGAGGCGCTCACAAACCTGGTTTTCCCCGGAACACGCTCCGCCTTTGTTAGACGCTTCCCTTTTTTGATGTCGAAAATCTCACCGAGGGTGAAATCGCTCCAATGCTGCCCATGCGGATCAGTAAGGGCCAAGGGAGACGCTGACGATTTGGCCAGACCGTCGTGAGTAGGTAGTGGCGTCTGCTGGACCCATTCAGGAGCAGCATCAGGCACGAGCAGCGACCCGAGAGTACGGTTAGCCTGTCGACCGTACGAGAATCGGTATCGATTCTCCCAGATGCAGCGAGCCCACCAAAGCTTCTCCGCAATTCCCATGGCTGGCTCGATAGGCGTGAGGATCATGACGTCGCGCCCACACACGAAAGGCTCAGGTTGCACAAAAGTAGAAAGAACGCCGTTACCGCCGAGAGCAACGGAAAGCTCTCCAGCCTTAGCCGGGGCAACTTTTACGTCGACACGTGCCGTCACTCCGTTATTCCCCATGGCGCGAGACACGAAGTTTACACCTTCAGGCGCATGGACCCGCTTTAGAGCATTGAGCTCCAACGAATGCCCGTAACGCAGATGGAAGATGTCATCCAGGCGCTGCATTAATCCGCGTCCTCCTCAGGCTGAGAACCCTTCAGGACAAACAAGGCGTAGTCGAGAAGAACTCTTTCTAGATCTTTCTGAGAAAGAGACGAATAGTCTGTCTCCATGTACGCCTCAGCGACCCACTCATCCTTCGGGCCAACCATTGCAGTGA
The Streptomyces roseofulvus genome window above contains:
- a CDS encoding YbaK/EbsC family protein codes for the protein MHSPVRPASPADPAGAAGSPSPFERLVELLEREGARYRVVEHPAEGRSEEVAAVRGTTVSQGAKALVCRVKGIDAPAVLAVLAGDRRADLKKVVAAVEGKKGGFAPAELAEELTGCVVGAIPPLSLTGTLPVVVDAEFLAAHEEIAFNAGRLDRSVVMATEDYVRIAAPEVASIAAPVVPAAE
- a CDS encoding class II fructose-bisphosphate aldolase, coding for MSTATEAEPAPAARALPPGVLGAAVQPRRGDAPHAVIGAEVWHTRWARPLLERLGLRTVIADERLSCERVLDTLAAQSVAFVCEELPVSGLAAMGWAARRTEALRRDDPLLGVVFMVEDRRALDPRALGPLVRTLSPGDTDLPDFLAEVQRVRHEYHWELRNRRPGRPAGAAQSAPPARWAGAVPNFNVKHPSMLLPYALLSARTGREVYCEISPQEALLFVADSAGRGPAAAVADVFRGLRQDVDRLNTVVGSRLSLHLDHADDYEVIQAACEAGFDSVMVDGSGRTLHQNVLFTNAATELARRYGVLVEGEIGSIDGAGLRKWNKTTTSDFARFVGDTDLDLVGAHVGQFHSFDYGFATTRRSLAEVGLMDARATGDDLHAFAEACARVEKGLTEAGLPGYSAEHRLVAALARRATTEGEGPDARPRLDVVFREARARVPVFQRPLVDLLEQEWLERRLAKTRRKAELWDEVFAVEPAREHRYAAIDHGLVQALTGTLEGTGRALAVHGGSSISRVDLASLAAHGVARVNFGSGVYTDYLEALGAHLPVDLGAEGNAPTGEGTWKHVRRMSYLAEATRDWRSWTHAPPSFVDTFVSRLERRYASPLRDRTSERPWETAHA
- a CDS encoding restriction endonuclease subunit S; its protein translation is MQRLDDIFHLRYGHSLELNALKRVHAPEGVNFVSRAMGNNGVTARVDVKVAPAKAGELSVALGGNGVLSTFVQPEPFVCGRDVMILTPIEPAMGIAEKLWWARCIWENRYRFSYGRQANRTLGSLLVPDAAPEWVQQTPLPTHDGLAKSSASPLALTDPHGQHWSDFTLGEIFDIKKGKRLTKAERVPGKTRFVSASEKNNGITDMNDVPALFPAGVLTVVYNGNSVGHAFYQDEPFFASDDVNVLLPNGPVSRWAQLFVAAIIKHGRTRFTYGYKWTLARMKQTVIRLPANGNGEPDWGYMEAVMRGLPFSAAIDDRP